From the genome of Hymenobacter sp. PAMC 26628, one region includes:
- a CDS encoding ribonuclease D, producing the protein MPTIHYLTAADAIAAAAAHFATLPRIGIDLEFDDMRYRYGRHLALIQVFDGQEVYLIDPLPLEPDMAAGLEPLFAVLRDPAVAKVFHSCKSDILLLDEVFGVNCRTIVDTSLQFSLLAAEDNNISLGRLIQSELGFEVDKGEQKSNWLKRPLTEAQKEYAANDVLYLFELTDRLAARLADMGRAQWAAEENHALEAVRYGRDEPRPWARNATKFKISPEEMPIFRELYKLRDTVARQLDRPPYHVISNDRLAELARQPIETANQLRAANGLHPELKRAPYADQLLAIGTTDLPGEAALPPDQRKFPFRRRLNGAAANRAEARETLLLALKAHLAADQGPVMANMVLSNRLIADIVEQGAAGALRPWQQQLLKAAAEKHGEDYEQIAAPFA; encoded by the coding sequence ATGCCCACAATCCACTACCTCACTGCCGCCGACGCCATTGCCGCTGCGGCCGCCCACTTCGCCACCCTGCCGCGCATTGGCATCGACCTGGAGTTTGACGACATGCGCTACCGCTACGGCCGGCACCTAGCGCTCATCCAGGTGTTCGACGGGCAGGAGGTGTACCTCATCGACCCGCTGCCACTGGAGCCCGACATGGCCGCCGGCCTAGAGCCGCTGTTTGCCGTGCTGCGCGACCCGGCCGTAGCCAAGGTGTTCCACTCCTGCAAGTCGGACATTCTGCTGCTCGACGAGGTGTTCGGCGTCAACTGTCGCACCATCGTAGATACCAGCCTGCAGTTCAGCCTGCTGGCCGCCGAGGACAATAACATCTCCCTGGGCCGCCTCATCCAGAGCGAGTTGGGTTTTGAAGTGGACAAGGGCGAGCAGAAGTCGAACTGGCTGAAGCGGCCCCTCACCGAGGCCCAGAAGGAGTACGCTGCCAACGACGTGCTCTACCTGTTTGAGCTGACCGACCGCTTGGCTGCCCGCCTCGCCGACATGGGCCGCGCCCAGTGGGCCGCCGAGGAAAACCACGCCTTGGAAGCCGTGCGCTACGGCCGCGACGAGCCCCGCCCCTGGGCCCGCAACGCCACCAAATTCAAGATTTCGCCCGAGGAAATGCCCATCTTCCGGGAACTGTACAAGCTACGCGACACCGTGGCCCGGCAGCTCGACCGCCCGCCTTACCACGTCATCAGCAACGACCGGCTGGCCGAGCTGGCCCGCCAGCCCATCGAAACCGCCAACCAGCTGCGCGCCGCCAACGGCCTGCACCCCGAGCTGAAGCGCGCGCCCTACGCCGACCAGCTACTAGCCATCGGCACCACCGACCTGCCCGGCGAGGCCGCGCTGCCCCCCGACCAGCGCAAGTTTCCGTTTCGCCGCCGCCTGAATGGGGCTGCTGCCAACCGCGCCGAAGCCCGTGAAACCCTGCTGCTGGCCCTCAAGGCCCACCTCGCCGCCGACCAGGGCCCCGTGATGGCCAACATGGTGCTCAGCAACCGCCTCATCGCCGACATTGTGGAGCAGGGCGCCGCGGGGGCCCTCCGCCCCTGGCAGCAGCAGCTACTAAAAGCCGCCGCCGAAAAACATGGCGAAGACTACGAGCAGATTGCGGCTCCGTTTGCCTGA